From a single Struthio camelus isolate bStrCam1 chromosome 31, bStrCam1.hap1, whole genome shotgun sequence genomic region:
- the LOC138063068 gene encoding collagen alpha-1(III) chain-like isoform X3 has protein sequence MAGDRSPCAHDVPAAQSRQGTTARDRMAGDRSPCAHDVPTAQSRQGTTARDRMAGDRSPCAHDVPAAQSRKGTTARDRMAGDRSPCAHDVPAAQSRKGTTARDRMAGDRSPCAHDVPAAQSRKGTTARDRMAGDRSPGPHDVPTAQSRQGTTARDRMAGDRSPCAHDVPTAQSRQGTTARDRMAGDRSPCAHDVPTAQSRKGTTARDRMAGDRSPCAHDVPTAQSRKGTTARDRMAGDRSPCAHDVPTAQSRKGTTARDRMAGDRSPCAHDVPTAQSRKGTTARDRMAGDRSPCAHDVPTAQSRQGTTARDRMAGDRSPCAHDVPTAQSRKGTTARDRMAGDRSPGPHDVPTAQSRQGTTARDRMAGDRSPCAHDVPTAQSRQGTTARDRMAGDRSPGPHDVPTAQSRKGTTARDRMAGDRSPCAHDVPTAQSRKGTTARDRMAGDRSPRCPHSSEQAGDDGPGQDGGGQVPVSPRCPHGSEQAGDDGPGQDGGGQVPVCPRCPHGSEQEGDDGPGQDGGGQVPVCPRCPHGSEQAGDDGPGQDGGGQVPVCPRCPHGSEQEGDDGPGQDGGGQVPGSPRCPHGSEQAGDDGPGQDGGGQVPVCPRCPHGSEQAGDDGPGQDGGGQVPGSPRCPHGSEQEGDDGPGLDGGKRVPVSLWRPQGSEHKRDDGLGWDRGNGSPRCPHHVPTAHSRKGTTAQWQDGVGTGPRGVPTASSPLRAGRRR, from the exons ATGGCGGGGGACAGGTCCCCGTGTGCCCACGATGTCCCCGCGGCTCAGAGCAGGCAGGGGACGACGGCCCGGGACAGGATGGCGGGGGACAGGTCCCCGTGTGCCCACGATGTCCCCACGGCTCAGAGCAGGCAGGGGACGACGGCCCGGGACAGGATGGCGGGGGACAGGTCCCCGTGTGCCCACGATGTCCCCGCGGCTCAGAGCAGGAAGGGGACGACGGCCCGGGACAGGATGGCGGGGGACAGGTCCCCGTGTGCCCACGATGTCCCCGCGGCTCAGAGCAGGAAGGGGACGACGGCCCGGGACAGGATGGCGGGGGACAGGTCCCCGTGTGCCCACGATGTCCCCGCGGCTCAGAGCAGGAAGGGGACGACGGCCCGGGACAGGATGGCGGGGGACAGGTCCCCGGGTCCCCACGATGTCCCCACGGCTCAGAGCAGGCAGGGGACGACGGCCCGGGACAGGATGGCGGGGGACAGGTCCCCGTGTGCCCACGATGTCCCCACGGCTCAGAGCAGGCAGGGGACGACGGCCCGGGACAGGATGGCGGGGGACAG GTCCCCGTGTGCCCACGATGTCCCCACGGCTCAGAGCAGGAAGGGGACGACGGCCCGGGACAGGATGGCGGGGGACAGGTCCCCGTGTGCCCACGATGTCCCCACGGCTCAGAGCAGGAAGGGGACGACGGCCCGGGACAGGATGGCGGGGGACAGGTCCCCGTGTGCCCACGATGTCCCCACGGCTCAGAGCAGGAAGGGGACGACGGCCCGGGACAGGATGGCGGGGGACAGGTCCCCGTGTGCCCACGATGTCCCCACGGCTCAGAGCAGGAAGGGGACGACGGCCCGGGACAGGATGGCGGGGGACAGGTCCCCGTGTGCCCACGATGTCCCCACGGCTCAGAGCAGGCAGGGGACGACGGCCCGGGACAGGATGGCGGGGGACAGGTCCCCGTGTGCCCACGATGTCCCCACGGCTCAGAGCAGGAAGGGGACGACGGCCCGGGACAGGATGGCGGGGGACAGGTCCCCGGGTCCCCACGATGTCCCCACGGCTCAGAGCAGGCAGGGGACGACGGCCCGGGACAGGATGGCGGGGGACAGGTCCCCGTGTGCCCACGATGTCCCCACGGCTCAGAGCAGGCAGGGGACGACGGCCCGGGACAGGATGGCGGGGGACAGGTCCCCGGGTCCCCACGATGTCCCCACGGCTCAGAGCAGGAAGGGGACGACGGCCCGGGACAGGATGGCGGGGGACAGGTCCCCGTGTGCCCACGATGTCCCCACGGCTCAGAGCAGGAAGGGGACGACGGCCCGGGACAGGATGGCGGGGGACAGGTCCCCACGATGTCCCCACAGCTCAGAGCAGGCAGGGGACGACGGCCCGGGACAGGATGGCGGGGGacaggtccccgtgtccccacgatGTCCCCACGGCTCAGAGCAGGCAGGGGACGACGGCCCGGGACAGGATGGCGGGGGACAGGTCCCCGTGTGCCCACGATGTCCCCACGGCTCAGAGCAGGAAGGGGACGACGGCCCGGGACAGGATGGCGGGGGACAGGTCCCCGTGTGCCCACGATGTCCCCACGGCTCAGAGCAGGCAGGGGACGACGGCCCGGGACAGGATGGCGGGGGACAGGTCCCCGTGTGCCCACGATGTCCCCACGGCTCAGAGCAGGAAGGGGACGACGGCCCGGGACAGGATGGCGGGGGACAGGTCCCCGGGTCCCCACGATGTCCCCACGGCTCAGAGCAGGCAGGGGACGACGGCCCGGGACAGGATGGCGGGGGACAGGTCCCCGTGTGCCCACGATGTCCCCACGGCTCAGAGCAGGCAGGGGACGACGGCCCGGGACAGGATGGCGGGGGACAGGTCCCCGGGTCCCCACGATGTCCCCACGGCTCAGAGCAGGAAGGGGACGACGGCCCGGGGCTGGACGGGGGGAAacgcgtccccgtgtccctgtggcGTCCCCAAGGCTCAGAGCACAAAAGGGACGATGGCCTGGGATGGGACAGGGGAAATGGGTCCCCACGctgtccccaccatgtccccacGGCTCACAGCAGGAAGGGGACGACGGCCCAGTGGCAGGACGGCGTGGGGACGggtccccgcggtgtccccacCGCCTCCTCGCCGCTCCGAGCAGGCAGGCGACGATGA
- the LOC138063068 gene encoding collagen alpha-1(III) chain-like isoform X4, which translates to MAGDRSPCAHDVPAAQSRQGTTARDRMAGDRSPCAHDVPTAQSRQGTTARDRMAGDRSPCAHDVPAAQSRKGTTARDRMAGDRSPCAHDVPAAQSRKGTTARDRMAGDRSPCAHDVPAAQSRKGTTARDRMAGDRSPGPHDVPTAQSRQGTTARDRMAGDRSPCAHDVPTAQSRQGTTARDRMAGDRSPGPHDVPTAQSRKGTTARDRMAGDRSPCAHDVPTAQSRKGTTARDRMAGDRSPCAHDVPTAQSRKGTTARDRMAGDRSPCAHDVPTAQSRKGTTARDRMAGDRSPCAHDVPTAQSRKGTTARDRMAGDRSPCAHDVPTAQSRQGTTARDRMAGDRSPCAHDVPTAQSRKGTTARDRMAGDRSPCAHDVPTAQSRQGTTARDRMAGDRSPGPHDVPTAQSRKGTTARDRMAGDRSPCAHDVPTAQSRKGTTARDRMAGDRSPRCPHSSEQAGDDGPGQDGGGQVPVSPRCPHGSEQAGDDGPGQDGGGQVPVCPRCPHGSEQEGDDGPGQDGGGQVPVCPRCPHGSEQAGDDGPGQDGGGQVPVCPRCPHGSEQEGDDGPGQDGGGQVPGSPRCPHGSEQAGDDGPGQDGGGQVPVCPRCPHGSEQAGDDGPGQDGGGQVPGSPRCPHGSEQEGDDGPGLDGGKRVPVSLWRPQGSEHKRDDGLGWDRGNGSPRCPHHVPTAHSRKGTTAQWQDGVGTGPRGVPTASSPLRAGRRR; encoded by the exons ATGGCGGGGGACAGGTCCCCGTGTGCCCACGATGTCCCCGCGGCTCAGAGCAGGCAGGGGACGACGGCCCGGGACAGGATGGCGGGGGACAGGTCCCCGTGTGCCCACGATGTCCCCACGGCTCAGAGCAGGCAGGGGACGACGGCCCGGGACAGGATGGCGGGGGACAGGTCCCCGTGTGCCCACGATGTCCCCGCGGCTCAGAGCAGGAAGGGGACGACGGCCCGGGACAGGATGGCGGGGGACAGGTCCCCGTGTGCCCACGATGTCCCCGCGGCTCAGAGCAGGAAGGGGACGACGGCCCGGGACAGGATGGCGGGGGACAGGTCCCCGTGTGCCCACGATGTCCCCGCGGCTCAGAGCAGGAAGGGGACGACGGCCCGGGACAGGATGGCGGGGGACAGGTCCCCGGGTCCCCACGATGTCCCCACGGCTCAGAGCAGGCAGGGGACGACGGCCCGGGACAGGATGGCGGGGGACAGGTCCCCGTGTGCCCACGATGTCCCCACGGCTCAGAGCAGGCAGGGGACGACGGCCCGGGACAGGATGGCGGGGGACAGGTCCCCGGGTCCCCACGATGTCCCCACGGCTCAGAGCAGGAAGGGGACGACGGCCCGGGACAGGATGGCGGGGGACAGGTCCCCGTGTGCCCACGATGTCCCCACGGCTCAGAGCAGGAAGGGGACGACGGCCCGGGACAGGATGGCGGGGGACAGGTCCCCGTGTGCCCACGATGTCCCCACGGCTCAGAGCAGGAAGGGGACGACGGCCCGGGACAGGATGGCGGGGGACAGGTCCCCGTGTGCCCACGATGTCCCCACGGCTCAGAGCAGGAAGGGGACGACGGCCCGGGACAGGATGGCGGGGGACAGGTCCCCGTGTGCCCACGATGTCCCCACGGCTCAGAGCAGGAAGGGGACGACGGCCCGGGACAGGATGGCGGGGGACAGGTCCCCGTGTGCCCACGATGTCCCCACGGCTCAGAGCAGGCAGGGGACGACGGCCCGGGACAGGATGGCGGGGGACAGGTCCCCGTGTGCCCACGATGTCCCCACGGCTCAGAGCAGGAAGGGGACGACGGCCCGGGACAGGATGGCGGGGGACAG GTCCCCGTGTGCCCACGATGTCCCCACGGCTCAGAGCAGGCAGGGGACGACGGCCCGGGACAGGATGGCGGGGGACAGGTCCCCGGGTCCCCACGATGTCCCCACGGCTCAGAGCAGGAAGGGGACGACGGCCCGGGACAGGATGGCGGGGGACAGGTCCCCGTGTGCCCACGATGTCCCCACGGCTCAGAGCAGGAAGGGGACGACGGCCCGGGACAGGATGGCGGGGGACAGGTCCCCACGATGTCCCCACAGCTCAGAGCAGGCAGGGGACGACGGCCCGGGACAGGATGGCGGGGGacaggtccccgtgtccccacgatGTCCCCACGGCTCAGAGCAGGCAGGGGACGACGGCCCGGGACAGGATGGCGGGGGACAGGTCCCCGTGTGCCCACGATGTCCCCACGGCTCAGAGCAGGAAGGGGACGACGGCCCGGGACAGGATGGCGGGGGACAGGTCCCCGTGTGCCCACGATGTCCCCACGGCTCAGAGCAGGCAGGGGACGACGGCCCGGGACAGGATGGCGGGGGACAGGTCCCCGTGTGCCCACGATGTCCCCACGGCTCAGAGCAGGAAGGGGACGACGGCCCGGGACAGGATGGCGGGGGACAGGTCCCCGGGTCCCCACGATGTCCCCACGGCTCAGAGCAGGCAGGGGACGACGGCCCGGGACAGGATGGCGGGGGACAGGTCCCCGTGTGCCCACGATGTCCCCACGGCTCAGAGCAGGCAGGGGACGACGGCCCGGGACAGGATGGCGGGGGACAGGTCCCCGGGTCCCCACGATGTCCCCACGGCTCAGAGCAGGAAGGGGACGACGGCCCGGGGCTGGACGGGGGGAAacgcgtccccgtgtccctgtggcGTCCCCAAGGCTCAGAGCACAAAAGGGACGATGGCCTGGGATGGGACAGGGGAAATGGGTCCCCACGctgtccccaccatgtccccacGGCTCACAGCAGGAAGGGGACGACGGCCCAGTGGCAGGACGGCGTGGGGACGggtccccgcggtgtccccacCGCCTCCTCGCCGCTCCGAGCAGGCAGGCGACGATGA
- the LOC138063068 gene encoding collagen alpha-1(III) chain-like isoform X1, translating into MAGDRSPCAHDVPAAQSRQGTTARDRMAGDRSPCAHDVPTAQSRQGTTARDRMAGDRSPCAHDVPAAQSRKGTTARDRMAGDRSPCAHDVPAAQSRKGTTARDRMAGDRSPCAHDVPAAQSRKGTTARDRMAGDRSPGPHDVPTAQSRQGTTARDRMAGDRSPCAHDVPTAQSRQGTTARDRMAGDRSPGPHDVPTAQSRKGTTARDRMAGDRSPCAHDVPTAQSRKGTTARDRMAGDRSPCAHDVPTAQSRKGTTARDRMAGDRSPCAHDVPTAQSRKGTTARDRMAGDRSPCAHDVPTAQSRKGTTARDRMAGDRSPCAHDVPTAQSRQGTTARDRMAGDRSPCAHDVPTAQSRKGTTARDRMAGDRSPGPHDVPTAQSRQGTTARDRMAGDRSPCAHDVPTAQSRQGTTARDRMAGDRSPCAHDVPTAQSRKGTTARDRMAGDRSPRCPHSSEQAGDDGPGQDGGGQVPVSPRCPHGSEQAGDDGPGQDGGGQVPVCPRCPHGSEQEGDDGPGQDGGGQVPVCPRCPHGSEQAGDDGPGQDGGGQVPVCPRCPHGSEQEGDDGPGQDGGGQVPGSPRCPHGSEQAGDDGPGQDGGGQVPVCPRCPHGSEQAGDDGPGQDGGGQVPGSPRCPHGSEQEGDDGPGLDGGKRVPVSLWRPQGSEHKRDDGLGWDRGNGSPRCPHHVPTAHSRKGTTAQWQDGVGTGPRGVPTASSPLRAGRRR; encoded by the exons ATGGCGGGGGACAGGTCCCCGTGTGCCCACGATGTCCCCGCGGCTCAGAGCAGGCAGGGGACGACGGCCCGGGACAGGATGGCGGGGGACAGGTCCCCGTGTGCCCACGATGTCCCCACGGCTCAGAGCAGGCAGGGGACGACGGCCCGGGACAGGATGGCGGGGGACAGGTCCCCGTGTGCCCACGATGTCCCCGCGGCTCAGAGCAGGAAGGGGACGACGGCCCGGGACAGGATGGCGGGGGACAGGTCCCCGTGTGCCCACGATGTCCCCGCGGCTCAGAGCAGGAAGGGGACGACGGCCCGGGACAGGATGGCGGGGGACAGGTCCCCGTGTGCCCACGATGTCCCCGCGGCTCAGAGCAGGAAGGGGACGACGGCCCGGGACAGGATGGCGGGGGACAGGTCCCCGGGTCCCCACGATGTCCCCACGGCTCAGAGCAGGCAGGGGACGACGGCCCGGGACAGGATGGCGGGGGACAGGTCCCCGTGTGCCCACGATGTCCCCACGGCTCAGAGCAGGCAGGGGACGACGGCCCGGGACAGGATGGCGGGGGACAGGTCCCCGGGTCCCCACGATGTCCCCACGGCTCAGAGCAGGAAGGGGACGACGGCCCGGGACAGGATGGCGGGGGACAGGTCCCCGTGTGCCCACGATGTCCCCACGGCTCAGAGCAGGAAGGGGACGACGGCCCGGGACAGGATGGCGGGGGACAGGTCCCCGTGTGCCCACGATGTCCCCACGGCTCAGAGCAGGAAGGGGACGACGGCCCGGGACAGGATGGCGGGGGACAGGTCCCCGTGTGCCCACGATGTCCCCACGGCTCAGAGCAGGAAGGGGACGACGGCCCGGGACAGGATGGCGGGGGACAGGTCCCCGTGTGCCCACGATGTCCCCACGGCTCAGAGCAGGAAGGGGACGACGGCCCGGGACAGGATGGCGGGGGACAGGTCCCCGTGTGCCCACGATGTCCCCACGGCTCAGAGCAGGCAGGGGACGACGGCCCGGGACAGGATGGCGGGGGACAGGTCCCCGTGTGCCCACGATGTCCCCACGGCTCAGAGCAGGAAGGGGACGACGGCCCGGGACAGGATGGCGGGGGACAGGTCCCCGGGTCCCCACGATGTCCCCACGGCTCAGAGCAGGCAGGGGACGACGGCCCGGGACAGGATGGCGGGGGACAGGTCCCCGTGTGCCCACGATGTCCCCACGGCTCAGAGCAGGCAGGGGACGACGGCCCGGGACAGGATGGCGGGGGACAG GTCCCCGTGTGCCCACGATGTCCCCACGGCTCAGAGCAGGAAGGGGACGACGGCCCGGGACAGGATGGCGGGGGACAGGTCCCCACGATGTCCCCACAGCTCAGAGCAGGCAGGGGACGACGGCCCGGGACAGGATGGCGGGGGacaggtccccgtgtccccacgatGTCCCCACGGCTCAGAGCAGGCAGGGGACGACGGCCCGGGACAGGATGGCGGGGGACAGGTCCCCGTGTGCCCACGATGTCCCCACGGCTCAGAGCAGGAAGGGGACGACGGCCCGGGACAGGATGGCGGGGGACAGGTCCCCGTGTGCCCACGATGTCCCCACGGCTCAGAGCAGGCAGGGGACGACGGCCCGGGACAGGATGGCGGGGGACAGGTCCCCGTGTGCCCACGATGTCCCCACGGCTCAGAGCAGGAAGGGGACGACGGCCCGGGACAGGATGGCGGGGGACAGGTCCCCGGGTCCCCACGATGTCCCCACGGCTCAGAGCAGGCAGGGGACGACGGCCCGGGACAGGATGGCGGGGGACAGGTCCCCGTGTGCCCACGATGTCCCCACGGCTCAGAGCAGGCAGGGGACGACGGCCCGGGACAGGATGGCGGGGGACAGGTCCCCGGGTCCCCACGATGTCCCCACGGCTCAGAGCAGGAAGGGGACGACGGCCCGGGGCTGGACGGGGGGAAacgcgtccccgtgtccctgtggcGTCCCCAAGGCTCAGAGCACAAAAGGGACGATGGCCTGGGATGGGACAGGGGAAATGGGTCCCCACGctgtccccaccatgtccccacGGCTCACAGCAGGAAGGGGACGACGGCCCAGTGGCAGGACGGCGTGGGGACGggtccccgcggtgtccccacCGCCTCCTCGCCGCTCCGAGCAGGCAGGCGACGATGA
- the LOC138063068 gene encoding collagen alpha-1(III) chain-like isoform X5, translating to MAGDRSPCAHDVPAAQSRQGTTARDRMAGDRSPCAHDVPTAQSRQGTTARDRMAGDRSPCAHDVPAAQSRKGTTARDRMAGDRSPGPHDVPTAQSRQGTTARDRMAGDRSPCAHDVPTAQSRQGTTARDRMAGDRSPGPHDVPTAQSRKGTTARDRMAGDRSPCAHDVPTAQSRKGTTARDRMAGDRSPCAHDVPTAQSRKGTTARDRMAGDRSPCAHDVPTAQSRKGTTARDRMAGDRSPCAHDVPTAQSRKGTTARDRMAGDRSPCAHDVPTAQSRQGTTARDRMAGDRSPCAHDVPTAQSRKGTTARDRMAGDRSPGPHDVPTAQSRQGTTARDRMAGDRSPCAHDVPTAQSRQGTTARDRMAGDRSPGPHDVPTAQSRKGTTARDRMAGDRSPCAHDVPTAQSRKGTTARDRMAGDRSPRCPHSSEQAGDDGPGQDGGGQVPVSPRCPHGSEQAGDDGPGQDGGGQVPVCPRCPHGSEQEGDDGPGQDGGGQVPVCPRCPHGSEQAGDDGPGQDGGGQVPVCPRCPHGSEQEGDDGPGQDGGGQVPGSPRCPHGSEQAGDDGPGQDGGGQVPVCPRCPHGSEQAGDDGPGQDGGGQVPGSPRCPHGSEQEGDDGPGLDGGKRVPVSLWRPQGSEHKRDDGLGWDRGNGSPRCPHHVPTAHSRKGTTAQWQDGVGTGPRGVPTASSPLRAGRRR from the exons ATGGCGGGGGACAGGTCCCCGTGTGCCCACGATGTCCCCGCGGCTCAGAGCAGGCAGGGGACGACGGCCCGGGACAGGATGGCGGGGGACAGGTCCCCGTGTGCCCACGATGTCCCCACGGCTCAGAGCAGGCAGGGGACGACGGCCCGGGACAGGATGGCGGGGGACAGGTCCCCGTGTGCCCACGATGTCCCCGCGGCTCAGAGCAGGAAGGGGACGACGGCCCGGGACAGGATGGCGGGGGACAG GTCCCCGGGTCCCCACGATGTCCCCACGGCTCAGAGCAGGCAGGGGACGACGGCCCGGGACAGGATGGCGGGGGACAGGTCCCCGTGTGCCCACGATGTCCCCACGGCTCAGAGCAGGCAGGGGACGACGGCCCGGGACAGGATGGCGGGGGACAGGTCCCCGGGTCCCCACGATGTCCCCACGGCTCAGAGCAGGAAGGGGACGACGGCCCGGGACAGGATGGCGGGGGACAGGTCCCCGTGTGCCCACGATGTCCCCACGGCTCAGAGCAGGAAGGGGACGACGGCCCGGGACAGGATGGCGGGGGACAGGTCCCCGTGTGCCCACGATGTCCCCACGGCTCAGAGCAGGAAGGGGACGACGGCCCGGGACAGGATGGCGGGGGACAGGTCCCCGTGTGCCCACGATGTCCCCACGGCTCAGAGCAGGAAGGGGACGACGGCCCGGGACAGGATGGCGGGGGACAGGTCCCCGTGTGCCCACGATGTCCCCACGGCTCAGAGCAGGAAGGGGACGACGGCCCGGGACAGGATGGCGGGGGACAGGTCCCCGTGTGCCCACGATGTCCCCACGGCTCAGAGCAGGCAGGGGACGACGGCCCGGGACAGGATGGCGGGGGACAGGTCCCCGTGTGCCCACGATGTCCCCACGGCTCAGAGCAGGAAGGGGACGACGGCCCGGGACAGGATGGCGGGGGACAGGTCCCCGGGTCCCCACGATGTCCCCACGGCTCAGAGCAGGCAGGGGACGACGGCCCGGGACAGGATGGCGGGGGACAGGTCCCCGTGTGCCCACGATGTCCCCACGGCTCAGAGCAGGCAGGGGACGACGGCCCGGGACAGGATGGCGGGGGACAGGTCCCCGGGTCCCCACGATGTCCCCACGGCTCAGAGCAGGAAGGGGACGACGGCCCGGGACAGGATGGCGGGGGACAGGTCCCCGTGTGCCCACGATGTCCCCACGGCTCAGAGCAGGAAGGGGACGACGGCCCGGGACAGGATGGCGGGGGACAGGTCCCCACGATGTCCCCACAGCTCAGAGCAGGCAGGGGACGACGGCCCGGGACAGGATGGCGGGGGacaggtccccgtgtccccacgatGTCCCCACGGCTCAGAGCAGGCAGGGGACGACGGCCCGGGACAGGATGGCGGGGGACAGGTCCCCGTGTGCCCACGATGTCCCCACGGCTCAGAGCAGGAAGGGGACGACGGCCCGGGACAGGATGGCGGGGGACAGGTCCCCGTGTGCCCACGATGTCCCCACGGCTCAGAGCAGGCAGGGGACGACGGCCCGGGACAGGATGGCGGGGGACAGGTCCCCGTGTGCCCACGATGTCCCCACGGCTCAGAGCAGGAAGGGGACGACGGCCCGGGACAGGATGGCGGGGGACAGGTCCCCGGGTCCCCACGATGTCCCCACGGCTCAGAGCAGGCAGGGGACGACGGCCCGGGACAGGATGGCGGGGGACAGGTCCCCGTGTGCCCACGATGTCCCCACGGCTCAGAGCAGGCAGGGGACGACGGCCCGGGACAGGATGGCGGGGGACAGGTCCCCGGGTCCCCACGATGTCCCCACGGCTCAGAGCAGGAAGGGGACGACGGCCCGGGGCTGGACGGGGGGAAacgcgtccccgtgtccctgtggcGTCCCCAAGGCTCAGAGCACAAAAGGGACGATGGCCTGGGATGGGACAGGGGAAATGGGTCCCCACGctgtccccaccatgtccccacGGCTCACAGCAGGAAGGGGACGACGGCCCAGTGGCAGGACGGCGTGGGGACGggtccccgcggtgtccccacCGCCTCCTCGCCGCTCCGAGCAGGCAGGCGACGATGA
- the LOC138063068 gene encoding collagen alpha-1(III) chain-like isoform X6 — translation MAGDRSPCAHDVPAAQSRQGTTARDRMAGDRSPCAHDVPTAQSRQGTTARDRMAGDRSPGPHDVPTAQSRQGTTARDRMAGDRSPCAHDVPTAQSRQGTTARDRMAGDRSPGPHDVPTAQSRKGTTARDRMAGDRSPCAHDVPTAQSRKGTTARDRMAGDRSPCAHDVPTAQSRKGTTARDRMAGDRSPCAHDVPTAQSRKGTTARDRMAGDRSPCAHDVPTAQSRKGTTARDRMAGDRSPCAHDVPTAQSRQGTTARDRMAGDRSPCAHDVPTAQSRKGTTARDRMAGDRSPGPHDVPTAQSRQGTTARDRMAGDRSPCAHDVPTAQSRQGTTARDRMAGDRSPGPHDVPTAQSRKGTTARDRMAGDRSPCAHDVPTAQSRKGTTARDRMAGDRSPRCPHSSEQAGDDGPGQDGGGQVPVSPRCPHGSEQAGDDGPGQDGGGQVPVCPRCPHGSEQEGDDGPGQDGGGQVPVCPRCPHGSEQAGDDGPGQDGGGQVPVCPRCPHGSEQEGDDGPGQDGGGQVPGSPRCPHGSEQAGDDGPGQDGGGQVPVCPRCPHGSEQAGDDGPGQDGGGQVPGSPRCPHGSEQEGDDGPGLDGGKRVPVSLWRPQGSEHKRDDGLGWDRGNGSPRCPHHVPTAHSRKGTTAQWQDGVGTGPRGVPTASSPLRAGRRR, via the exons ATGGCGGGGGACAGGTCCCCGTGTGCCCACGATGTCCCCGCGGCTCAGAGCAGGCAGGGGACGACGGCCCGGGACAGGATGGCGGGGGACAGGTCCCCGTGTGCCCACGATGTCCCCACGGCTCAGAGCAGGCAGGGGACGACGGCCCGGGACAGGATGGCGGGGGACAG GTCCCCGGGTCCCCACGATGTCCCCACGGCTCAGAGCAGGCAGGGGACGACGGCCCGGGACAGGATGGCGGGGGACAGGTCCCCGTGTGCCCACGATGTCCCCACGGCTCAGAGCAGGCAGGGGACGACGGCCCGGGACAGGATGGCGGGGGACAGGTCCCCGGGTCCCCACGATGTCCCCACGGCTCAGAGCAGGAAGGGGACGACGGCCCGGGACAGGATGGCGGGGGACAGGTCCCCGTGTGCCCACGATGTCCCCACGGCTCAGAGCAGGAAGGGGACGACGGCCCGGGACAGGATGGCGGGGGACAGGTCCCCGTGTGCCCACGATGTCCCCACGGCTCAGAGCAGGAAGGGGACGACGGCCCGGGACAGGATGGCGGGGGACAGGTCCCCGTGTGCCCACGATGTCCCCACGGCTCAGAGCAGGAAGGGGACGACGGCCCGGGACAGGATGGCGGGGGACAGGTCCCCGTGTGCCCACGATGTCCCCACGGCTCAGAGCAGGAAGGGGACGACGGCCCGGGACAGGATGGCGGGGGACAGGTCCCCGTGTGCCCACGATGTCCCCACGGCTCAGAGCAGGCAGGGGACGACGGCCCGGGACAGGATGGCGGGGGACAGGTCCCCGTGTGCCCACGATGTCCCCACGGCTCAGAGCAGGAAGGGGACGACGGCCCGGGACAGGATGGCGGGGGACAGGTCCCCGGGTCCCCACGATGTCCCCACGGCTCAGAGCAGGCAGGGGACGACGGCCCGGGACAGGATGGCGGGGGACAGGTCCCCGTGTGCCCACGATGTCCCCACGGCTCAGAGCAGGCAGGGGACGACGGCCCGGGACAGGATGGCGGGGGACAGGTCCCCGGGTCCCCACGATGTCCCCACGGCTCAGAGCAGGAAGGGGACGACGGCCCGGGACAGGATGGCGGGGGACAGGTCCCCGTGTGCCCACGATGTCCCCACGGCTCAGAGCAGGAAGGGGACGACGGCCCGGGACAGGATGGCGGGGGACAGGTCCCCACGATGTCCCCACAGCTCAGAGCAGGCAGGGGACGACGGCCCGGGACAGGATGGCGGGGGacaggtccccgtgtccccacgatGTCCCCACGGCTCAGAGCAGGCAGGGGACGACGGCCCGGGACAGGATGGCGGGGGACAGGTCCCCGTGTGCCCACGATGTCCCCACGGCTCAGAGCAGGAAGGGGACGACGGCCCGGGACAGGATGGCGGGGGACAGGTCCCCGTGTGCCCACGATGTCCCCACGGCTCAGAGCAGGCAGGGGACGACGGCCCGGGACAGGATGGCGGGGGACAGGTCCCCGTGTGCCCACGATGTCCCCACGGCTCAGAGCAGGAAGGGGACGACGGCCCGGGACAGGATGGCGGGGGACAGGTCCCCGGGTCCCCACGATGTCCCCACGGCTCAGAGCAGGCAGGGGACGACGGCCCGGGACAGGATGGCGGGGGACAGGTCCCCGTGTGCCCACGATGTCCCCACGGCTCAGAGCAGGCAGGGGACGACGGCCCGGGACAGGATGGCGGGGGACAGGTCCCCGGGTCCCCACGATGTCCCCACGGCTCAGAGCAGGAAGGGGACGACGGCCCGGGGCTGGACGGGGGGAAacgcgtccccgtgtccctgtggcGTCCCCAAGGCTCAGAGCACAAAAGGGACGATGGCCTGGGATGGGACAGGGGAAATGGGTCCCCACGctgtccccaccatgtccccacGGCTCACAGCAGGAAGGGGACGACGGCCCAGTGGCAGGACGGCGTGGGGACGggtccccgcggtgtccccacCGCCTCCTCGCCGCTCCGAGCAGGCAGGCGACGATGA